A part of Streptomyces sp. NBC_01451 genomic DNA contains:
- a CDS encoding class I SAM-dependent methyltransferase encodes MSHEDQRPPAAVLFDALGPDYEKAFAHAPAHLAALDWLIERLPPAARTLDVGSGTGRPTAAALIAAGHTVLGVDVSPVMVEIATRQVPEAEFRCGDIRELPLDADSFDGVCVFFSLLQMTRAEQSALTRRLALALRPGGHLVMATVPVDVEDLEVVFMGRPVRATSFASEDFVGMAEAAGLTVLARHSSVFTPDHPSAEPEPHLFLHCRRDATGH; translated from the coding sequence GTGAGTCACGAGGACCAACGGCCGCCTGCCGCTGTGCTGTTCGACGCTCTGGGTCCCGACTACGAGAAGGCGTTCGCCCATGCGCCGGCGCACCTGGCCGCGCTGGACTGGCTGATCGAGCGGCTGCCGCCCGCCGCGCGAACACTGGACGTGGGCAGCGGCACCGGACGGCCCACCGCCGCCGCGCTCATCGCGGCAGGGCACACGGTGCTGGGTGTCGACGTCTCCCCCGTCATGGTCGAGATCGCCACCCGTCAGGTCCCGGAGGCCGAGTTCCGCTGTGGCGACATCCGGGAACTCCCGCTCGACGCGGACTCGTTCGACGGCGTGTGCGTGTTCTTCTCGCTGCTTCAGATGACCCGCGCCGAGCAGTCGGCCCTGACGCGGCGGCTGGCCCTGGCCCTGAGGCCCGGCGGGCATCTGGTCATGGCCACCGTGCCCGTGGACGTGGAGGACCTCGAAGTGGTCTTCATGGGGCGGCCGGTCCGCGCCACCAGCTTCGCCTCGGAGGACTTCGTCGGGATGGCGGAGGCCGCGGGGCTGACGGTGCTGGCCCGGCACAGCAGCGTCTTCACCCCGGACCACCCCAGTGCCGAGCCCGAACCCCACCTCTTTCTGCACTGCCGCCGCGACGCGACCGGGCACTGA